A DNA window from Polyangiaceae bacterium contains the following coding sequences:
- a CDS encoding DUF4911 domain-containing protein, whose protein sequence is MAVMALVGEGLCTRRVTVRARDVVYVKGIFEASEGLAAMFAESGGELVIAVHPSRLAELDEVLADLAREIGALVESPTTG, encoded by the coding sequence ATGGCGGTCATGGCACTGGTGGGCGAAGGGCTTTGCACACGCCGAGTCACGGTGCGCGCCAGGGACGTCGTGTACGTGAAGGGAATATTCGAAGCCAGCGAGGGGCTGGCCGCGATGTTCGCGGAGTCTGGTGGCGAGCTGGTGATCGCGGTTCACCCGAGCCGTCTGGCTGAGCTAGACGAAGTGCTAGCGGACCTTGCGCGAGAAATCGGCGCATTGGTCGAATCGCCAACGACGGGTTGA